One Pseudomonadales bacterium genomic window, ATGTGAATCGACTTAAACTCCACAATTTTATTATGTCAAGAGAAGGCATCGGTATTACACCACAGGCGATTTACACTGCAGGAATGGAGCGCGAAATGGGTGGCGGCCGGATTATCAAAGATCTAGCAAAATTACGTTTCGCATTTTTGCGCGAAGAAGTAGCCACTGTCCATGGTGATTGTGTCAAACACAATGGTCTCGAATATGAGTACCCTAATGGCATTGAGCGGGGTGTCTATGGCAAGGCCAAATATAAGGGCAGCTATAAGATCCCGGTTCGAATTACCAACGCCACTGTCAGCTACATTTGGCACCGAGATGACGATGGAAATATTATCGAACTTCGTCTGAAAGATGTTGATCATTGGGCGCAGAATCAGCGCAGAGAAGTGGTGATGGATAAGCTTGAAGAATACGCTGAGGAAGTCTACGAGCTCGAACAAAAAGCTTTGCAAGAGCGTTTGCAGCTCAATTTCGATCACACACAAGCGATGGCGGTAAACGCTGCTCAAATTCTCGATCATCCTGCCAGGAAAAGCATGCCTTCTGATATCAAGGAGGCCAAACTAGTCATGATTGAAAAGGATCATAACAATATTGTACAGATGATACGAGAAGGCTTTAAAAGCGATAAATTACGCTATACCGACCCCTCAGCGTCTAACGATATCGATGACGATTTGTATGCAAATTATTGAGCTTAATTTGTACTAATAATGAGGTACTAATAATGAGAATAAAACCCCATTACCAAAAGCACCCTGATCCGGAACTAAACGGCAATCCTCTAGCAGAGGCTTTACAGCCAATTCTCTGCCCTAATGAAGTGAGGCGATTGATTGATTTTTCGCCTAAATTTGCCGATGATTTTCATACCTTGTCAAGGATCTATCAAAATCTCAACATTCGAAGAATAGCTGAAATATTTGTGGCTCCGACTATTTCCACGCTGCTGTACGATAAGCTTTTTGAGCTGATTCTAGACGGCTATCGATATCGCAATCCATTGACAGTAAAAATGACGCGTTTTCTTTATGAACTGGCTTCAAGAGGTGAGTTGATTGGTGGTGATGATGACAACAAAATCTACGAAGTGGTCCCACCAGGCATGACAACTGCCCCAGGCTCCATTTTTTCAGGTCCCACTGGCACAGGGAAAACCAGCGTTATACGAGCAGTCTTGGGTATTATCCCGCAAGTGATCTCACATAGTGCTTACGGCTCTATTCCGTCGTTTCAGCAAGACCAGATCGTTTGGATTTCATTCGATGCACCTGCCACTCCGAGCCCAAAAGCGCTCTGTCTAAATTTCATGAAAGCTGTCGACCAAGCACTGGGTATTGAACGGTATTTCACAGAATTCAGTCGAAGATCTGACAACACCTCTGTTGATCTGCATATATTGAAAGTTCAAGAGGTCGCGGCCAACCATTTTATTGGGATCGTACATTTTGACGAAATGCAGTTTTTTCTAAAGTACGCAAAAATCAAAAACTCACCAAATTTACAAATTTTAGAAGCCATGTTTAATAAGCTGGGTATCCCGATCATAATTTCAACCACGGATGAAGGACTTCCACTGATCAGCGCAGACCCACAAACCAAACGTCGTATGCTCAGCGAACAACACTTTAAACTAAAACCCTTAAAATATAACACCCCGGCGTTCAAAGATTTCATCAATGCTATATTCCTCCGTCAGATATGGGGGGTTGATGATGTCCTCAACACCCAATCCGAGTTCATAAAAAAGTTTTATGAATTATCGGCCGGGTTACAGGCGGTCATGATCCGATTGTCTCGTTTGCATTTGTATTACAGCATCCAGAAAGGCGGTACCCCATTTGATGCACAATTACTTGAGCAAGTATTTGATAGCCAATTTCACTATATGAAAGGCTCATTGGCAGCGCTTCGTGTGGGCGACTTTGACTCATTTGAGAAAAAAATACCGAAGAACCCAGATGGTAGTGTCGCATGGAGTGATGAAGCGATGGACTCTACAAAGGAATCCGGCGACGTGGGTGAAGAAAAGGCTACTACATCGACCCAATCGCAAAAAAAGAATACATCAAAATCTCCCGCTAAACCGGTACAAGCTTTTCATAATCCTGCGCTTATAGGTGGTGTATGAATAATCCGGCAGCCTCCAGGCGCTGTTCTTATATGCCAATCTTGTATCCTGGCGAGCATCTCATGGGGACTCTCATGCGCGCTATCCAGCGTGGCGTTACAAACGATTGGCGTGATCTGGTCCCTGGCGATTTACTGGAAAAGGGGGACTTTTATCCTAGCCATGTGTTGCGACCAATATACGCGGCTACGGCAAGTCAATATACTGGGATGAGCATCTCCGTCATACTGTCTGAACACTCACTCTGGCAATATTTTCGCTCATTTCTACCCGGCCAGCCGGAGACTGCCCCGCCGCATACACAGTGGCATCAGTTGTATAACCACTCCCGCATCCTTCATCCAAAGCGGCAAGTGCGTTATAGGCATGACAAACAATGGCGATGGTGTTTAGCCTGCAACCAGGAGAATTATAAGCAGTACGGAACATGCTTCTGGCAAGTAGAACACCAGTTACCTGGCGTTGCACATTGCCTTAAGCACCCAGAGGTAAAGTTGCAAGGCGCCTGCTCGGCCTGCGGTTATCAGGTTAAAGACATCAGCGTGAAATCAATAAAGCTTCTCCCGGAAAACCGGTGCCCAGTATGTGGTGAGTGTATGGGGGCTGCGAAGTCTATCCCTGACCATCCGTTCATTGACTGGATTAGCGAGGTATCGGTTGAACTCCTGACAAAAGGCGCACAATTTGATACCCAGCAAGTCTATTCGGACATATTCGCCGAGCTGGGATTCAACCCGTCAAACTTTCCGTCGGTGGCTAATACCAGAAAGATAACTACTATTCGAAAAACGATCGATGTAACGTTCCCTTTAGACGTTATCAATTGGTTTTTCCAAGCGAAGTTACGATCTAACTATCGGCAAGATGAATCCGTCAGCCCTCTATGCCTTCGGTTGTTGTACCATCGAGATACGTTCGTTCACCCTCTGAGTTGGATGGCGATTTGCTGGGCAGTCCTGTCAAAATATGGCGACCTCCAACGCTACGTGACCCCATGGATAGGGACGGAGTCTTGACATAAAAACATAGGCTACCAGATTCCCCATTTAACGTACTTCCCCGTGATATTTCCTGATGAAACTGCTTATAGCATCATCAATCGATTTCACAAGCGTTCTGGCTTTCTGTCCGTGAATTCGACACTCGACTTATTGTTTGATGATCATAATATGCAAGTCAGTTCTGACTTCTTATCGGTGATTCCCCAGCTGTGTCAGGCCAGCCATTCGTCACCTGTAGAGTTCATCGAGGGTCATACCATTCTCCCGTTTTACAGGCCGTTCATCTCACGGCAAGAATATAAACGTTTGACAGCCTGCTTGGCCGCCAAAAACAGCTGTCAAGTCATCTCCCTGCTATCGCTAGCCGCCAACCGCATAATTTCTGAACCTTGCTTCAAGTGCTGCGCAACTTGCATTCGGGATGACATGGCTAAACATGGCGTAGGCTATTGGCACTGCACGCATCAACTGCCGGGTATCTCGTGTTGCACCCAGCATGCAGTGGCACTAAAAAAATATCGGAAAGGCCGCAAAAAATTAATATCTCCACCGAATTTCTCAACGACAGAAAGGATTGATACGTCATCAGCTGCCTTTCGTTATGCAGCGCTCTTAACAGACTGTTTCCATGACTCAAATGTTCATCTCATCCGTGAGAGACTATACAACACTTACTACAGGGGGCTTGCCGATAAATCCTTATTGACAGAATGCAATCACATCCGTATGAGCTCGTTAAAAAATGCGCTATACAACCATTGGTGGGGTCTTTTTAGACACGACCTTTTGAATCGGGTTAATCCCATAGATAAGCACCGATATCCAGAATGCCTATTTTACAGCCAAGAATCTACTCATCATCCGATTAAACATCTTTTGCTTATCGGCTACCTTTTTGGCAGCTGGAAGATATTTATTAACCAATATCATGAGAATAATGACTTCAAACAAGCAGTCCAGCAGTCCAAGACAAAAATTGATCCGCTAGCCGGTCAGAAACAATTAGCACGCTGTTTGCTGCATCAAGGCAAGAGCCTTAGATCAGTATCTAGTGAAAGTGGTCTATCGGTCACTTCACTTGGCTGCATCGCCGAGCAAGAGAATGTCAAAATCCGAACTCGACCTAAGTCAATTTACTCACACGAACGCCGAGCGATCTGGAGGAAGCTCATGTTTGGTGAATCTACCCAGTCGATAGCTAAGCGGTTCGGAGTATCTGTCGGCTCTATTGAGCTCATTCTCAGGGCACATCACTATCTTATACCGTTGCGAAAAAAAATTTGGTTTTACAAATCACTTCGCCAACATCAGCAGGTTATAACAGATAAGTTGCATGAGAATCCGTCAATACGACGAGTCGATATTCAACGAGAATGCAAAAGGTCTTATACGTGGCTCTATCGGCATGACACAAAGTGGCTTTATAACGCACTGCCGCCTGAAATTCCGAGACAAGAACGATTCATCCGAAAAAGTAGAAAGCTGGAAAGATTTTGATTAACAATCATATAGTGGGAATAGCCGACGAACACAGTTAAGTTGTTTGCAATTGCAAACGCCACTGTCGAACATCAGTGAAATGAATAACATTACAAAAACCGCTAAAAAGGCGTTTAAGCTATTTTAATGGCTAAAAATTACGAATAAGCCGTAAGCGCGCCAATTAGCGCCGTTTTGATTGCAATCCATACTAGCTACTAATTCAACCTTTGCGTACGATTTCTGTCGAGTCAAAACATCCATTTATAAAAGACAGACATATTATAGTATATATTAAGTCATTGATAATAAAGGCTTTTAATCATAATAATGCTTCCTTTCTTGGGTTTTTTATGATCTCATATTCTGTATTACATTTGATCAAAATTTAAAATTGGTTGGTGAATCAATGCCTACTCTACAACAAAACGGTGAACAAGATTCTTTTAATCAGCTCATCATTGATTATCCCAAACTCTATAACAACGCAAATTTTACCTTTTGTGTGCCTGCTAGCTGGAAAAAGGTGATTCGTCATTTATCGGCGCAGATAGACGATGCACTCAAGCGCCAGCCCAAATATTCAATTGAGATTACCGATGTTAAAGAGAAATATGGGCAACTAAGGTTTTATTACTCACTAGTCGGGCCAGCCGCGGGTTACTACGAGCTAGAACAGCAAATGGATGGTTTCATTGATCAAGCCGAAAATCATATCCACACCCTCTCCCGGTTTGAGCATCGTAGCGCAAAGCGTTCAACCTGATGAAAATTAACCCTCTAAACAAACATCGTGGTACCAACTCGATCCCTTAATAGCTCGAGTCAAAAGCTGATCGCACAGGAGAACAATTAAATGACGAATATCTATCTTGTATCGGATTTGCATTACGAGGTATGGGGACTGGATGGGCCAGTCAAAGTGGCACCCGGCGCAGATATCGTCGTTATCGCTGGAGATCTAAGAGGAATGCCGCAGGCGTTGGAAACTTGTGGTATGACAGCGGAGAGCACCGGGCTGCCGGTGATTTTTACGCCGGGAAATCACGAATACTATCAACGTGACTACGAGCAAATGAATGAATTGGCGCTAGGCTATAAACATAAAAATGTCTCGGTGCTGATCAATAAAACGGCTGTTATCAACGGCATTCGGTTTTTAGGCACCCCGCTTTGGTCAAACTTTGCGGGGTTGGGTGATCCGGAAAAATACATGAAAATCGCTGAACAATACGTATTTGATTTCTTGGTCATTCGCTATAAAGGCAAGCCATTAACTGCCGCGACGATGCTCGATTGGCATCAGGAAGCCCGGCGTTTTCTGGAAAGCGAGTTAGAGAAACCTTATGCGGGTAAAACCGTTATCGTGACCCATTTCCCACCAAGTTATCAGCTGTGCCACAAAATTCACCGCGGCAACGAGTTGTCACCCTATTTTAATTCGGTGTGTGATGAGCTAATTATGAAATACAAACCTGCCGCTTGGTTTTTTGGACACACACATGCTGCTGTTGAAACTAATCTGTACGGCACGGACTTTTATTGTAATCAAGGGGGCTATCCGGGGGAAACTACAGATATCACGGGATTCAACCCTAACAAATTGATTAAACTATAACGCGCGATTGAATCAAACATGCGTGATCTACCCAAACCTTTGGATATACTGCGCGCCATCAACTTCGATTTTACACAGTATCAACTGACTCAAAATATACGCCTTCTGCCTTACCCCTAAAGCAAAATATTTACCTTAGGATTTTGTCTTTTTTGGAGCTAAAAAAGACAAAATTACGCCTTAGCTATTGCAATCAAACACATAATAAAACATATATAAATCATATAGTTAAAAAATATTGTCTTCTTTCCATTCTGGATTATTTGTGCTTAGATGTTAAGCGTCAACTATCATTCGAATCAAAAGTAACAACAATGAATAAAAGTCCTCACCTAAAACATTCCCAAGCCAACCTTCGCATTCAAAGCACTGAGGCTTGGTAACCATGGATATCAAATCCTTTGTTACTCAGGCTGACAGAATCTTTAACTGTACAGGTGATCCCTGTGATTTTGGTTGTCATGAAAATAAAGTGGCAGAAAAGATCGCGTATGTAAAAAAGCACTTGTCCGGTTATCTCTACTGCGTCGTTGCGGACTGGATTTGGATTGATATCAACGTCACTCCTGAGAATCTGAAACGTTTTCAAGTACGCGGCATTAAGCCTTCTTTTGTCTACGCACACAAAGTTATCGAAGATGAGGCGCAAAGGCCTTTTGTTTCTGTACGTACGACTTTTCTGCAGGACTTCCATGAGAACTGTATTTTTTTATCGCGAAACACGGCGTATATCCTCTGTGGCAAAGGAACGCGAGTGTCGATAGATCCCGTTGTTTATGCCGCCGTTTTTTCCTAGCTAGTTACCCAGTCTTTGAGAATAATTAGTCTTACTGGTCATCACAATGAAAGACTTGCCCCAAACATCTACAAACCCAGCGATTGAAGAGCTCAGGAGAGTCGTCAAGGAACGGCAAAGCCTTTTGCAGCAACTGTCAGAAGAATTGAATACGGCGCTGGAATACAGCCCGAACCCCATTGACCCTCCGCCTTCTGAGGAGGGTTACCTACAACACCTTATTTACCTACAGAAGATCGATTACCTCCTTCTGCTGAAGGCACAACTCAAATACGTCGTATCGCATAATAGGCGTCTAGTGATATTGGATTTAGATGATACCCTGATCCATCTCTACAACCCGGCTAAAGAAAAGGAAGCAGCCTTTTTTGCCCGGCTAAGCGGTGTAGAACTGAACCCTGAGGAGCCACCGAAAGGTATTGCGTATCAGGGCTGCACATTCTGCAAACGGCCTGGCCTTGAAAACTTCATCCAGCAATTACAAAGCTGGGGGCTGGATTTAGCCATCTATTCTACGGCGACATTGCACTATGTCCATACAATGCTTGGGTTAGCCAAGATCGAATCAGCTTCGTTCGTAAAAATCTGGCCCCGCGAACACTGTGGTCGGGAAAGGGGGCAGTCTCTCTACAAAAGCATTGAATGGGCGTTGGCTGAAGGCTATCAGCCTGGGCATATTTTAGTAGTCGACGATACGCCAAACTACAGGTCACTCTTTCCTTGCGGCAAAGAAGCCGTACCTCAACAATTCAATATTTTGCAAATCCCCTCTTTTGAAGGCCTGCCGGATGATGCCCTAGCCATGATGCTCAAACGCATCGCAATTCTCAAGGAGCTCGATATCGTGAAGCAACGTCAACTGGAGGAAGATGCGTTCCAAAGTTGGCAAAAGGAAGCCAAAGCCTATGAAACCAAGACTAACAAAGGCCTTGGCTTATTTATTCATGACGAAGCGAACGGTCTGAAACCTAACCCAAACTACAAGCGCTATCCGAAACCAGCCCCTAAACCAATTGACCATTTTAATGAGGAGTAACAACCCATGACCTCACAGAGCGCACCAATAATTTGTTCTTCGGTAAAACGTTTCTTTTTTTAGTGAGAGTTCCTCGTTAGTAGATTAACTGGAAATCTCATCGTGGTCATGGTTCTATTTATCGGGGAAAGGTCAGTTCTCCTTAATCAGATCATCCAGTGTGGGGCGCTTTCTCGGTACCTGTAGGGCAAGTTGCAGGCCCAGGGCGTTCACGATACGCTCAGCCTTGTTGAAGCCCAGTTCTAGCAGATGACCACCTTCTAATTTAGATATCGTCGTGCGATCCAGGCAGGCCAGTTCGGCCAACTCACCCTGGCGCAACCCCTGTGCTTTTCGTTGCGTTTTGATCTCGGCGCCCAGTTCAAGTAAATACATGATCATGCTCATTTATTCATCATTGTTTATGTGATTATATGCCGCATTCCTATTACTTCAAGCTGTTATGTGGCAAATATACCGCAATAGCCCCCTTGTTTGGTTTTGCGGTCATCATTCGCTTGCCGTTAGATTTCATTAGTGGTGAGACTGGAGTATTTATTAGGCAAATTAACTTAAACCCTTAACGGTTTGAATCATTGCATATAGCTGGTCATTCCATTCTAACCATTTGGCGCAGGAATTGACCAAAGAATGACAAAAACCAATAATAACGCCAACAGAGCACCGCCGCCTAACCTGAGTCTTTTATTCGCTCCAATAAGCTGTTTCTTGATCAACACCAGCGCGATCAAAACTTGGAATAAATAATAGATTGCGAAGCCCTTGGAAGCATAATTGATGATTTCGAATACGTTGGCCGACCAGATCAACCCAATCGACAGAGCAACCACCAGCACGTAGTAAATGTGATCAGAAAATTTTGTAGGCACCAAATCCTTCAATAAACCTCCACCTCCTAACGTATCTGCGAGTGCGGCACTGAGTTGGCTAGCGGTAGCTGCAAACAACAGCAATATGGGGATAACCGAAATTGCATTCCCTAAGGTGTAGCTAATGCTGGTTTCATTCAACTCGGCAATAGGAAAGGTCAGGAAAATAGGGCAGGTCAAACCAATGAACACCACATAGAGAAAAATAGCGATTCCTTGCGAATAGCGTGCTGCATTTATACGAACCTGCTGAGGGTATTGTGCTCCCATAAAACGGGTAGTTTCAAAACCCTGGGTAACCATTAGCATTCCCGCCAACATAGCTATCGTATCCCAGTTTGACAGTTTTTTAATCGGCTCATGCTCAAACCAAACTGTTCCAGACATAATGTCGTAACTTGCCAACGCAACCAAAACACCAACGATGATCGATAATTTGATCGTCACAGCAAATAATTCAACCCACTCCAGCCCCCGCGTGCCTCTCCACCAAGCTAGAGCCATGATAGTTAGTAGCAATGCTGTGGTGGCCCACTTGGTCCCCAAAATACTTGCCACCGATAGACGGTCAAATACAAAAGCGACAAACAAGCTAATATAAAAAGCCACAGAGATAGCGTAAGCAATACCGAGAACCCCCTGCGATGTCTTTTCAATTCTAACCAAAGTGCTGCGAGGGTGAGATGCTAGATAAGGCTCCGCATAGCGAATATTAAAACGAATTACGCTGCCAATAGCGTAGGCTAAAATGGATAGCGCCATTATTCCACCCAGAGCCAATTTCCCCAGCACGGAATGCAAGAGCGGTGCAATAATCAAAAATCCACTACCGATGATAGAGGCTAGTGGCGTCACCGTAGCTTTCCACTGAACTGAGTGCAGCAATTTTTTATTTGCCAGAAAGAGAAATACCAATATCGTGACGACAATAGCGGTAATGTTAAGTAACATATTTTGCGCTATTTATATTTTTGACCATACGAAATACTGCTCGAGTATCAAGACTAGGCTCTTTCCCCGCAGATTCCATTTTATGAATTAGTGTTTTCCCACAATGGCTTGAACGCCAACACTGCATAACTAAATTTTTGTCCAAATTTAGATCTGACCTTCTCTATAAAAGCTTGTTATAAAAATATGCCAGCAGCCAGCCGATAATACCTGCGGTAATGGCCCATCCTGCCAATCCAGCCAAAATACCTTTAAAAGAAAGCTGCCAGCAGATGGAGGCCAGATCAGCATGCAGCATATCGCCCGCCATGCTCATCATCATTTCCGGAAAAAGCCAGACCAGCAGACTGCAAACAATCCAAATCACTGAAAAACTGATCGCCGAAGCCAAACAAAATTTGTAGGCATTAAGTGTCATTACATATCTCCTTTACTGATTAATGAATAATTGCATCGATGGATTTCTTCAATTTTGAAACAATCACAACGGGCCTAGCGCTTTATAGATACTCCCGCACAAGGGGCTACTCCCATGGCCACCGCACTTAGAATATGCCTGCTTACCATGATAATTTCTCACTTCATGCCCTACGGATATATTGCTGGTATAGCGATCCGCATAACGCTACTTTTTATGACAGCTCCATGGTTCATGTTTGGCGTTGTCTTTTACGTTCTGATCGACAAAACGGTAATTGCTCTCTTTGTGCTGAGTCCACCAATCGTGGCTCACTTCAAGCCCATGTTTCTTCATCACTTTTTCAACATCTTCAATACTTAACCTTGATGCGTCATAGGCCAAATCTAACCGGTAATGTTTTTCGTCGAAGGCAACCGAGTCCATCCCGTAAATCTCATCTATTTCAACGACCGCTGCTTGAATCTTTTCTGCGGATATATCTTCAATCTTCAAATGTCTTGTCACCAAATCGACTTCTGAAACACCCAGTCTGTGTTCTTTCTTCTTCATGACGGTACTCCTATTATTTCTAGTTGTTGCTGCAACTGATATAAGCCACTGAGTGGTGCGGGTACGAATTGCGCACCACTCAGAATTCAATTAACGTTTATGCTTGTGCAGTTTCTTCTCTTGTGTGCTATGCGACTCCATTTGATCCATCATCATTTCCATCATATCGATACGCTGTTGTAACGCCTCCGTTCGTTCATCCATATTCAGAGTTGGAGATGCTGTACCCTCTCCCATATCTTTTTTCATTTCACTCATGGACTCCTTCATGGCTTTCATGCCCTGCTGCATGCTTTCCATATGTTTTTGCATCAATTGCGCGCGTTTTTTTGGATCGTTTTCTTTGGTTATCTGTGCCATGAGCTTATGCATCTCCTGCATATGTTCATGCATACCTCCCATCTTGCTGTGATCCATCTTGTCCATTTTTCCGTGGTCCATCTTGCCCATCTTGCTATGATCCATTTCTCCCATCTTCATTCCTTCCGGCATTTGGTGAGTTTGAGTCTTGCCTCCTTGTTGGTGCTCGCCAGCAGCGAAGACCGGGGCTGAGAGTGCGGTGGATATTACGATTGCTGTGACTAGTGTTTTCATTGTCGCCTCCTAGGCGGTGGTGGTTGCATTAACGTTAAATTTTGGAATCCATGCAGGTGTAATCGCCATATAGGCACGGTATTGATCGCCGAACGCTGTCAGTGCTGCCTGCTCTTCCCGTTTTGCGAGACGTACATAGACCACTACCAAGATCGGAAACATGACTAACGTTGGGATGGTTGGCCACTGAAGCAAAAACCCGAACATTATGACGATAAAGGCCAAATACTGAGGGTGGCGGCAACGCGCATACCAGCCGTTAGAAGCCAATGACCCCGCTTGTTGCGCCTTATGCAGCACATTCCATGCAGAGGAAAGCAAAAAGAAGCCAAGAATAATCAGGACATTACTGGCAATATGTAGCGGATCCCAGTGAGGGTCACCCTCAAATCCTAATATCGTATGCAATAAATGGCCATTATTGTGCGCAAGAAAATCGATATCCGGATAGCGATCGGCAAGCCACCCTGAAAAGAAATATATGGTCAGGGGGAAGCCATACATTTCCGTAAAAAGCGCGACCACAAACGCGGAAAAAGCCCCAAGGCTGCGCCAATCGGACTTCGTTTTCGGTTTCACGAAGCTAAATGCAAAAAAGATAAATATTGCAGAATTTAATATCACCAGGGTCCAAAGACCGTAACCTGATTCGCCATGCATAATTACTCTCCTTAATGCGGGTAGTGGCCCGAGTCTTTTTTGCCTTCTTCATAACCGCGCCGATAAGCTTCGCCTTCGGGCTCTTCCGGCTTGTGAACATCTTGTTGCTTATTCTTGCTATGCCCCCCGTGGCCTCCGTGCATAAAAATATGCATGAGAGGACAGAGCGCCAAGATTAAAAAAGGTAGCCATTGAAATAAATGCTGTCGGTGCTCGATCAACAGAAAGTAGCTTGCGGCGCCAATCAACACTAAACAGGCTAAGCCGTTAGGCGTAATCCAAAACGAACCTTCTTTTTTAGTCATGACTCACCTCCAAATCAAAATAGATTAATCTACCAAAAGAGTTCCTCGATACATTTGCATCTGGCAGCTAAACTCATACTCACCTTTCTCCATCGCGGGTAAAGCAATGGATTTAAGTTGGTTCAGTGGCAGTTCTTCACTAATTTCAAAATCTGAAAATAACACCGTGCCCGCGCAGGGCGATGCATCTTTGCGTAAAAACTGAATGGTGGCTGGTTGTCCGGCAGGAAGTTTTATTCGCGATGGCTGATAGGTGCCATCCTCTACCGTCACAGTAATTGCGCCTTCACTAACACTGACTTCACGCGGTTTATATAGCCAGAACCACCAGACGATTAGTGCTATCAGTAACAATCCGAGAATATTAATTATCATCATAGCGAGAGCCTCTTAGTGTTCCTGCGCTTTAAAGAAACGCAATCGATTGGCGTTACTAACGACGGTGAGCGATGAAAAAGCCATCGCCGCTCCGGCGATCACAGGACTGAGCAATAAGCCAAAGAACGGGTATAAAACACCAGCCGCAAAAGGCACCCCGGCGACGTTATAGATAAAGGCGCCAAACAGATTCTGTTTGATATTGCGCAGGGTTGCTTTACTGACGGCGATCGCATCGGCCAGGCCATGCAAGGAACCGCGCATCAGTGTAATATCGGCGCTCTCGATGGCAACATCTGTGCCCGTACCAATGGCAAAACCGACATTCGCCAACGCCAGCGCCGGGGCATCGTTAATACCGTCGCCAGTCATGCCAACAATTTCATTTTGCATTTGTAGCTGGGCGACCTTTTCGGCTTTTTGTTCGGGTAATACTTCGGCGAAGAACTCGGTAATCCCGACTTTTTTCGCCACCGCTTTTGCCGTCGCGCGGTTATCACCGGTCAGCATCACCACGCGTATGCCATTTTTTTGTAAGCGTTTAATCGCTGAGATGGAGTCTTCCTTAATCGGATCAGAAACGGCGATAATTGCCGCCAACTCCCCATTCACCGCAAAATACATGGGGGTTTTGGCTTCTTCCGCCATG contains:
- a CDS encoding TniQ family protein is translated as MIFPDETAYSIINRFHKRSGFLSVNSTLDLLFDDHNMQVSSDFLSVIPQLCQASHSSPVEFIEGHTILPFYRPFISRQEYKRLTACLAAKNSCQVISLLSLAANRIISEPCFKCCATCIRDDMAKHGVGYWHCTHQLPGISCCTQHAVALKKYRKGRKKLISPPNFSTTERIDTSSAAFRYAALLTDCFHDSNVHLIRERLYNTYYRGLADKSLLTECNHIRMSSLKNALYNHWWGLFRHDLLNRVNPIDKHRYPECLFYSQESTHHPIKHLLLIGYLFGSWKIFINQYHENNDFKQAVQQSKTKIDPLAGQKQLARCLLHQGKSLRSVSSESGLSVTSLGCIAEQENVKIRTRPKSIYSHERRAIWRKLMFGESTQSIAKRFGVSVGSIELILRAHHYLIPLRKKIWFYKSLRQHQQVITDKLHENPSIRRVDIQRECKRSYTWLYRHDTKWLYNALPPEIPRQERFIRKSRKLERF
- a CDS encoding cation transporter, with the protein product MKKKEHRLGVSEVDLVTRHLKIEDISAEKIQAAVVEIDEIYGMDSVAFDEKHYRLDLAYDASRLSIEDVEKVMKKHGLEVSHDWWTQHKESNYRFVDQNVKDNAKHEPWSCHKK
- a CDS encoding DUF2933 domain-containing protein; the encoded protein is MTKKEGSFWITPNGLACLVLIGAASYFLLIEHRQHLFQWLPFLILALCPLMHIFMHGGHGGHSKNKQQDVHKPEEPEGEAYRRGYEEGKKDSGHYPH
- a CDS encoding cupredoxin domain-containing protein, producing the protein MMIINILGLLLIALIVWWFWLYKPREVSVSEGAITVTVEDGTYQPSRIKLPAGQPATIQFLRKDASPCAGTVLFSDFEISEELPLNQLKSIALPAMEKGEYEFSCQMQMYRGTLLVD
- a CDS encoding isoprenylcysteine carboxylmethyltransferase family protein, which encodes MHGESGYGLWTLVILNSAIFIFFAFSFVKPKTKSDWRSLGAFSAFVVALFTEMYGFPLTIYFFSGWLADRYPDIDFLAHNNGHLLHTILGFEGDPHWDPLHIASNVLIILGFFLLSSAWNVLHKAQQAGSLASNGWYARCRHPQYLAFIVIMFGFLLQWPTIPTLVMFPILVVVYVRLAKREEQAALTAFGDQYRAYMAITPAWIPKFNVNATTTA
- a CDS encoding helix-turn-helix domain-containing protein, with product MSMIMYLLELGAEIKTQRKAQGLRQGELAELACLDRTTISKLEGGHLLELGFNKAERIVNALGLQLALQVPRKRPTLDDLIKEN
- a CDS encoding metallophosphoesterase, whose product is MTNIYLVSDLHYEVWGLDGPVKVAPGADIVVIAGDLRGMPQALETCGMTAESTGLPVIFTPGNHEYYQRDYEQMNELALGYKHKNVSVLINKTAVINGIRFLGTPLWSNFAGLGDPEKYMKIAEQYVFDFLVIRYKGKPLTAATMLDWHQEARRFLESELEKPYAGKTVIVTHFPPSYQLCHKIHRGNELSPYFNSVCDELIMKYKPAAWFFGHTHAAVETNLYGTDFYCNQGGYPGETTDITGFNPNKLIKL
- a CDS encoding TniQ family protein, which produces MNNPAASRRCSYMPILYPGEHLMGTLMRAIQRGVTNDWRDLVPGDLLEKGDFYPSHVLRPIYAATASQYTGMSISVILSEHSLWQYFRSFLPGQPETAPPHTQWHQLYNHSRILHPKRQVRYRHDKQWRWCLACNQENYKQYGTCFWQVEHQLPGVAHCLKHPEVKLQGACSACGYQVKDISVKSIKLLPENRCPVCGECMGAAKSIPDHPFIDWISEVSVELLTKGAQFDTQQVYSDIFAELGFNPSNFPSVANTRKITTIRKTIDVTFPLDVINWFFQAKLRSNYRQDESVSPLCLRLLYHRDTFVHPLSWMAICWAVLSKYGDLQRYVTPWIGTES
- a CDS encoding AAA family ATPase, with translation MRIKPHYQKHPDPELNGNPLAEALQPILCPNEVRRLIDFSPKFADDFHTLSRIYQNLNIRRIAEIFVAPTISTLLYDKLFELILDGYRYRNPLTVKMTRFLYELASRGELIGGDDDNKIYEVVPPGMTTAPGSIFSGPTGTGKTSVIRAVLGIIPQVISHSAYGSIPSFQQDQIVWISFDAPATPSPKALCLNFMKAVDQALGIERYFTEFSRRSDNTSVDLHILKVQEVAANHFIGIVHFDEMQFFLKYAKIKNSPNLQILEAMFNKLGIPIIISTTDEGLPLISADPQTKRRMLSEQHFKLKPLKYNTPAFKDFINAIFLRQIWGVDDVLNTQSEFIKKFYELSAGLQAVMIRLSRLHLYYSIQKGGTPFDAQLLEQVFDSQFHYMKGSLAALRVGDFDSFEKKIPKNPDGSVAWSDEAMDSTKESGDVGEEKATTSTQSQKKNTSKSPAKPVQAFHNPALIGGV